The DNA region ATCTAATGGACGCGTCGTGCAAGGTTATCGGCCGAAGCCCAGCCTTGGAAACACAGTCACTCCTGTTATCGCCTTGTCCTGCAGGGTTATTGTCAGGAACAAGGTGAACGTGGCAAGTGGTTAAAAGCCTGCCAACCCGGAACCTTTCAAACTCGACAACAAACATCATGGGAAGGCGGCCATTTTGCAGCGCAGAACCTGTCGTCTTGTTCAGCGCCACAGCCTGCGATGGGTACAGTGACGGAATTTTCAGTGCGTTCCTTACAGATATTTACATCCCAAACCCAGATACGCCATATAAACTCCGCTCCAGTGGgatgccgtcgtcctcgccctgaATATGGAAAATCGCAACTTTTGGCAGAGGCGCGTGATTGTGGCGTGTAACGTTGATCAACCGCCTTCGAAACGCCGCGCCTCAGGGTTGACAATCAAGTAGCCAGACAGGAAGGCGTGGCTAAGATGCAGGGGGCACGTAGGCGTATCTCGGTAATTGTGCCATGCGCTCCTCGGGGCTGACCTCCGTGTCTGCGTAGAACATCCTGCcgttcttgtccttcttggacttcttTTCGCCCGCGGCCTCCTCTGCAGCCTCGTCTTCGGGCTTCTTGGGCGCCTTGATGCCGGACTCGGCCCTCCGAATAAGCTCATCAATTTCATCGCCGTGGTGGGCCGCGCCGGAGACCAGCTCGTCAACAGTTGATGCTCCGGGGTACCCAGGCGGCGGGGCGCCAGTGCCGTTCCAGAACTGGCCACCAAACTGGGGCGGCCGCTGAGGAAGGCCGGGCATCGCTTGCAGGCCGCTTGTCGGCCTTGCGGGAAGAGATGACGGGGAAAAGCCAGCGTAATTGCCTTGTGGGTAGCCCTGCTGCGGGTATGCAGGCGCGCCAGGCACGCCAGGCACACCGGGCACACCGGGCACAACAGGCGTACCTCCGGCCGGGAAGCTCTGATCGGGAGTGGCACCGTAAGGCGCCTGCGGCGGAGGGTAGGGAGAGTTGTTCTGCAATGAACAGTTAGCGTCGGACGCGCTGTCAAGCCAAGGACAGTAGAAACATACGAATGCACCCGGGCTTGCGCTCGCCGGGGCGCCGTTGGCCGGGCTGCCAGTGGTGCCTGGAGTATGTCCGGCAGCTATCCTCGCGCGGTGCTCGGCAAGACGGGCCTTCAGCTCCTCGGGGGTTTCGATCTTGAGCTTCTTCCTTGGCTGCTTGGACTGACCAGGCAGAGGGTTTCCTGTGGCAATACGACGGTCCTCCTGTGCCTGGTAGAAGTTCTGGATGATGCGATTCCTGTGCTGATCCAAGATGTCTTGGGGAATGCCCTCCATACCAAAGATCTCCACATCAAGGCCCTGTCGGTTCGGTAGCGCATTCTCAACCTGGGTGAGCGTTTCCTTGTGGACCTGGTTCAGATGGACGGAGAGACCTGGACAGAGCAGCATGTTAGCTCACGATGGCATGATCAGGGAGGCGCATTGTAGACTGACCTCCAGCAGTGTTGAGTCGGCGACCGCATCTGTCGCATTTGAAATGCTTGGCCTTCTGATGGGAAATAAGAAGCTTCAGGTCTTCAAAGTCACGCTCGCCTGCAACGAAGTTAGTACGCGCATTCCATCTCAGAGCGGCACGGCGCAAGGTGTAGGCATACAGTAATAGCACCACGGCCGCGAGAGGACATCCTCAACGTCGGGGTGTCcgcgcttcttcttgcccaTCGTGACGACGGGTTGCCAGGTGGCTTCGATTGACGACGGAGGTTGAAACTGGCAGCGATTAGGGATGCAAAGATCGAGTGTCGATGGCGCGAAGTGGAATgcgcggcggaggggggacGTTCGCGAAGAGGTACGGATACCGTGGCTGGGCTGAAGTCTGGAGAAGGGAATTTGACGCGAGCTTGCTGTCAACCAGCAACACCTTTGCCGCACCGAGACTTGAAAGCAATTGAGCGCTAGCCGCTTCCGGTCTAGCCTTCTGGGAGTGCTTCCACTGGCGCTTCGTGCTGAAGAGACCCGCACAGTCACAAGGGCCGTGTCTATCACGACAACACTGTATCAGCTACAAACCGCCTGCGGGCTTACATAATCGAAATTCAACCGACGGCTGGGGCTCGCGCGGGTGCAGCAGAGTAGTCTCACAACGACAATCCATAAGGGGACCTGGCTCATCAGCCGATCCCTTCATCTCGACTTGTTTCTATTTATCGATCAAACTACCAGGCTGAATCTCGACTCTTCTGATGCTCAAATACTGAATCTGGCCAAGGACCGTGCACTTGAGCCCCTATCGCCATCAACCATCGGGACCAAACCTCTCACACTGCTAGAGGGTGCATCGAAGCAAAAAGCTGATTCGATGTTGCACTGCATTTCGAATACTTATCTTGTTTGTTCTACAAAAGCGAATGGTTGAATCCTGGATAGTATCACCATCTGAACCTCACAAATAGTGAACACTCTTTCGCGATTCCCGCCGAGAGAGATTTCTAAGGTCAAGGCCAACATCTCCTCTCTGGTTCTGTTCATCTGGACCAACACTGAGCCCTATGCAACAATATGGCACGACTCATGCCAGACGAAATATGGGTTTCGATTCTCTCCTACCTGCCCGACTTCCACTGCCTCAGAAACGTAGCTCTGGTTTCTCCAACACACCTCCGCTGCGCCCCTTCGGCATGTCGACAAGTGCTTCTGAACGAGATAGGCCACCGCACACTCCCTGATGCCATAACGGCACTCGAGTCCTCGAAAATCCTTCCGAAAGACCAAAATCTTGTTGTAGGCTTTAGTGACGCATACCTCAAGAGGCGAGCTCCTATTCCACCAACGATCAGCCTGTCAGATGGCGCTGCCCTGTCGGAGCTACATAAGTACGTCAGCCACCTTGGGTCAAAGTTGCAGGAAATCTCTCTGCATCGTCTGGTGAAGGAACAGCGTGGCCTCGCCAACGACCGCCATGACTGGCCAGACGCCCCCGCCACAGCCGAGAAGCCCACGGCTACCGAAGCTGCCCGTTTCCAGAGAGCCCTGTACCGGTTTGAGATATATTGCAAGCTATTCAAGGACCCGGAAGTTGTACGCTTTAATATGGACGTGGTCAACTTCCAGAGAGCACACTTTTTTGATTGTTTGTCGCCTTGGGAGATCGAGCAGCTGGTCGCCATCAGGGATCTTCTCGCGGCAGCTGTCATTGGCCCTCGTAAGTCACCGTCGCGATCACGCCTCATGAACTAGGGCGCTGACTTCTTGCAAGCACTACGTGCTCTTGTAGAACTGCGAAAGAACGAGGCCCTGCAGACCCATCACTGTGGTCCACGACACGGCTCGCAAGTAGTGTACTGGACGAGTCCAATTTTGCCTCCCAATCTGGAGCGTCGCGACTGTCACATCAACCAGAACCAAGCGCGACTGTTGTGCTTTGGGATAAAGTTCCTCTACGAAGTGTCCGTTTCGCCATATGCACATTTCTACCAACTCCTCCGGGATCTCCCGCAACAGCCGCGTTACGCCAGCTACAACCGGGTGGGCGAAATCTACTCCTGGTTTACTGACGCGGTCGATGAGTGTATTGAGCTGAGCAATCTGGAACTCCCATTCCAAAAGGCACTCTCATCTTACACTGAGGATGAGTACAAGGCCTACGTGCGGCAATCATTGGTCGCCGAGGATCCCGACAAGGGGCCGGAAGAAGCATGGTACTGGGCATATCAATCGTTCCCCGGATCGACCTGCAACGACCTACGGATGACCAATTGTCGACTCTTTGGCTTGTTTTTCTGGGACTCGAGTCGTCTCAAGACCATCAACTTCTTCACGCGCGTCGATTtctggtggtggcggtgggaGGGAGGCCGACAACCGGATTTTGATTGGGAAGTTGGTGCACCCTACCCTCCAGCGTTCTTTTGATGGAAATCGCTTCGTCCATGAGCCCCAAAGAATTCCAGATACAAGAGTCTGTGGGAGGTCAGAATCATCTTGGCCTGGCAAGTCACATGACTGCAGTGCCTCAGCTACAGCCGAGCGAGGACCGAACTACGGCACCACGCAAAGATGACGATGAAACCAACCGGATGTGGACGCCCATCTTCTTAGTCCGAAGAAACAACACATTGTTGGATTTGGAGAAAGGAATCGATGCATGAAAGCCATGATTGGATTGGCATGCGATGTCCACCTCAGACATGCTTCTCTGCAGTCGCAAGACAGAGGATTCGCAGGCGCACATGCCAATGGGCAAAGGAGCAAAGAGAAAAGGCAACACAAGTTTAAACCACCCCAAAAGACTTTGGTAGATGGAAGAAACGATGCCAGAAACATTCCGTGCAAGAGACAAGAGAAAGGAGAGACGGGAGTCGAGACCTACATCAAGCACCGTCCGACGACGCCTAGAAGCCTCCAACATCACACCAGCAGGCTCAAGTCGACGTCCCCTGGCCCAGTGAGCCACTGCACAGGCTCCATGAGGCCAATGGCATCATATCTGTGATGAGAACCATCATGAACGacagcaggaggaggaccaGCTCAGTGCGGGCCCAGGTGCCCTGTCAGGGTTGCTGGCACTCAATAGATGGTGAGTGGAATCCCGGCCGCTGATTGGtcaggaggaagagagagcaCTCAGGGACGGACACTCACACATAAAACCCCGAGTATCCcacctccctccttcccacttccttctccccctcctcctcatccttccTGGTTTCTTCAATCTCATCAGAGAATACCATCCCCGAACTCAAAGCCCCCCCCTTACTCATCAGTTTCCATCACGTCTATGCCCGCTGAAGTCCATCAGACCCCACCAGActcttcttcgacctcgCACCACCACTGCGTCGCCTCCTCGAGCAGAGACTACTGAGCATCATCTGTTCTCCCAAATTAGCCACTTCATCAGATACTCACCTACCTACCCGAAAATCTTACAATCCGTCGTCGAATCCATCGCCTATCTCCTCAGGATCACTCGATAGCGCTCCTCACAGCGCTCCCATGGCGTCCATGCCTCTCGTATTAGCGGCTCACTCTGAATGGACCTCACTATCACGATCTAGATCACCAATAGCTTCCCCTGGACGCCAATCCTACTCACGAATGTCGCCATCGCGAGATACCACTTCCCCTCATGGCTTCAAACCTGGACAGACCCTTCCCAGAGCACGTGACCGGCTATCGCCGACTCCTCTGGGCCAGGCGTCGATGCGGTCATGTTACCCAGGCGAATACTCGAGCAGCGTTGTGCCCGAACACATGATGGGCGAGCAGCGCTCCAGCATGACCGCGTCGCCAAGGACAAGAGAGCAGTCTCTGTCGGCCCCCAGAAGCCCGAGACATGGATCGCGGGGAAGCACAAGCGTCGCGGACCACAGCAGCCTCGCTGCAGTTGGATCGTGGAGTAGCCAGAGCGTCCATAATGGAGACTACCACACACGCCGCGGCATCCAAAGCGACTTTGCCAGGTATGAGGATGAATCGTCGTACAAGTACGCGCCATATGATGATTTCATCCTCTTCCCCGATGAGAGCTCGGCAGACACCCAGGAGAGGGCTTCGGCTTACACTCAACAGTCGCCAGCACCGCTGGGCCCCCGCATCTCCAGGCTTCGCACGCCCGACATCGCACCACTGTCGACAGATGTCCAATTCTTCCCCTgccttggcgacgaggccgaagaggacaGGATCAACGAGGCGTGGTACCTCGCCGGCCGTGAGAGGGTCGCTTCTCAAAGTCAGTGCTCTCTCTTGGGCTTCGTGATGTTCTTTCTTGGTGTGTCTGCGTCACAGATCGGGATTGCTAACGTCAGCACAGTGAACGATGCTCTGGCCTATATATCGGCCATAGAGAGACACAGCCGCGTGCTGACAGACTGATGTGAGGTTCGAAAAGGGGGACCTCGGTTGCTTGGAGATGGGAACATGAGGTCTGGCGTTAGATGACGGACCAAATGGCAGCCTCACGATGTGGGTGATTGCCAATGGATGAACCTGGTCTTGAGCGATCGCTTGGTTCGTTGCTTTGGGTGTTTGGCGTTTCGGAAGCAGCCACCAAACAGGTTGAAATGGCACAAATGGTAATAGGTTGGAGCAATGAGAATGTCATGATCATCTCACTCCATGTTCAGTACTTGCAGTCGAAGTCGAAAAGTGAAACTGTTGAGGCGATAGTAGTTGCGATCATGGAGTGATGATTAGGGCTCTATCTCCGTGTTCGTGCAATGGGAAGTGCAGGAGGCCGCCAGTGGACTCTAGTGGCACTCGTCGAACATGCCGGCAGCGAGGGGAGGGCCACTGACAAGACAAGAAACGCAGACGCTGCTGAAGATCAAGTGTAGACCAAGTGTAAACCAAGTGTTGTGCGGACGGGAAACGTGGCCACTTCGGCGGGGAAAACTCTTTCTGATCTCGAGGCGTCCATCTTCACCCGTACGCAGGAGCACGAGAAACAGACGAACGGATGAGAGACGGAGGattgggggggaggaggagaccaAGGCCAGGGGGGACGTGGGAtgggacggcgagggagacGGGTGCCTTACATAAGACAACTGCTGGTCAGTGCGCCTCTCACTCACCGAAGGCATCAGCGCTCACCGAGCCTTCAGACAAGCCGCCTTACTACACACCTTGATTACACAGCACCTTATGTACCTTACCCAgttacctacctacctgagtcttaggtaggtaggccCAGTAAGGTTGGTGAGATCGAATATTGATCGGTCAAAACGACACACAGCTTGAAAACTCTGGAGTCTTCTGAAATCAAGAAATTATACAACAAACTAAACTGTGCTCTTCAGTCCAAagtcttcttcctccagaTCGAAGCTTATTCTTCTTATCTGAAGGGAGAGGGGTATCATGTCCATCTCGCAACTCTATCTCAACAGCTCTTCCCACCTGTCCCCCGTTGATTACCGGCCGGTCCCTCGCGGCTGCTGTTTCTTTCCTGGGAAAAAGGTGACACCGGCCAGATACCGGGGCCCAGGCGGGTCCCTCTCCTTAAAGTCCCCATAGAGCCCGACGTTCGGCTCCACCTCGCGCCGCAGCgccagcgtcgtcgtcgccgagagTCCCCAGACCGAGTATCCCCTCTGCATGCTCTCCCTCACGCAGTCGCGCAGGATGCTCGTGAACCgctccgccgtcggcacgTTCGCGATGCCCATCTCCCGGAAGAAGTGCGGGAAgttgtcgacgtcgtggaGCCGGCGGACCTCCGAGGACAGCCGGAGAGCGGCGCCGGGAGGGGGCGCCCCGTGGCGGTCAAAGAGCTCGTCCCGGAGCTGCCCCAGCGACGTGTCGGCAGAGGGCCTCGCGATGCGCCGGAAGAGCTCGGAGAACATGAGGAGCCTGTACGAAGTGCGGTTGGCCTCGAACGTCTTCTTCAGGCGGTACCCCGACACCTTGTCCGGCTCGAGGTAGCTGAGCTCCGGCATGTTGGCGCCTCTCCTGTCAAGCATCCAGACCACGTTCCGTGTGATGGCCTCTGTGATAATGGCcttcctcatcgcctccGTCATCTCCACGTCGCTGATGAGCAGGTAgacgaggagatggccgaggtTCGGGCAGGACACCTTGGACGTCTTGCCGCTCATGAACTTCCGGATCTTGTTGTTTGCGTCCGCGACGAGCTGCGCGTTCGCCGTCGCGAGGCAGAGCAGCAGGTGGAAGAGGTGGAAGTACGACTCGATCGCCTTTTCCGACGCGTGGCGCAGCGTGCTTTTGTACGCGGCGTTGTCACGGTCGCTGACGACGTGCCATAACGTTCTGCAGGGCGGCTTGCGTGCCTCGACCCGGTTGAGCCGCACGACAATGTCGTTCATGAAGGCGGCCAGGACGCCCACCGCCGAAATGCTGGGCAACCTGATTTCGCCGGCCAGGCGGCGCAGCACCGGCGCGACGTGTCCCTCGACCGACCGCCAGTGGCGGCGCGAGAGAGGCAGCGGCAGCCAATGCTCGAACCTGATGTTGTGGACGGAGAGACGGACCCCGAGATCATTGTACGCGGCCAGGGAGACGAGGTCGAACTCGGACTCGATGGACCGCCTGACCGAGTCCACCAAGACCCCTACGACGAGCTTCGTGCTGCGGAAGTTGGTCTTGGTCACGAAGCACTGGAGCTCTCGCAGCCGGATGACGTCGTACCTGCGAATAAGCTCTGCGATCCTCGGCCAGGCCTGAGAAAATGTGATGAGGTCGACAAAGTCGAGGCTCTCGAGCGTCTCGAGCAGGACCTCGTCCGGAAGTCTTGCAAAGGCGAATGCCTGCTCCTTCTTTTGATCGACAGGTGCGGCCTGTGCTGATGGCGATGCGGCCTTCAGCGCATGCCGGCGGGCTCGCCTAGAGTCAgccttggtcttggtgcCATCGAAACCGCAATGGGGGCAGGAAAATAGTTGCCTGCACCGCAGACTCCGTTGTCGATACACGTCGAGGTTCTCGTTGAAATCAGAGTGAGCCTGCTCGATGGACTCGCTGTTGAAGAAGCTCAGCATCTGGATCGCGATGCCCTTGAGGGTGTAGGCCGGCGTGTACCCTTCGTCCGTGTTGAGGATGGACGCGCAGATGTAGTCGCCGAACACGTTGGGGTGATCCACGGACGAGTCCATCTTGATTTGCGGGGCGAAGAGGGGATAGCGGTCGTTGAACTTGACGGTGGTGtgcatgggtatccatccCTCGGGTTGGAGGACAAGACAGACATGgcgcaggtcgtcgtccCTCGTGTGGAGGGTGAGGCGTGGAtatggctgctgctggaacTCGGCGATGTCCTGGAGCAGACGACGTTGGAGATggtcggccatgatggtAAAATACGATTATAGAGCGGGTGTCTTTTTTCGTTgttgtcttcttcttcttcttcttcttcttcttcttcttcttcttcttcttcttcttcttcttcttcttcttcttcttcttcttcttcttcttcttcttcttcttcttcttcttcttcttcttcttcttcttcttcttcttcttcttcttcttcttcttcttcttctcttcctccccttgCTTTCTGTTAAGAATTGAAGTTGAGTGATGTACAATGACGAGGAGACGAGGAAGCTAGTAAGACGATTCGCGTCGTTATATATTCATATCTGATCTATTTGAGGCCGCCTCGATGTGTGCATTAGCCTTTTGTCCCGGCCTTGGCCGATGCATGGTAGAGGGAAATGAGTATTTTTGGCCTCATTTCTGAAGAGGCCTCAGCCGGACGGGAGTGGGATGGAGGATGGACGGTCGGCGCTTGAGAGCTGACTGGGAACGAGTGAGAGCGACTTCTGATTGGAGCACTGCACTGCGCTTATAGTTGTCTCTGCACAACACTCGTGAATCTCACGCCTGCGCCTAAATTTCCACTCGTATCTGCACTCGAAGTGTGCCTGTCCTGTCACTAGCCCGGCGGGACCAGTTGCCGACACACGTTCTCGTGCGGTGTGGATTGGACGGCACACAGCAAAGCGCCGTTCCCAACTGGGCGAGGAGAAAAGGCACAGAAGATCCTGCGGTCATAACCCTTCCCGCTAGAGCTGGCCTACTGGTATTTGGCATCGAACGATGCAAGAAAGGCTATAAACCTTACATCTAAGACGAGAATGGGCTAAGGCAGACAGAGCAGGGCAAAAACAGGCGCATACTTCACCAATTTGCCGTTTCCACATGCCCAAGAGGCTCCAGGTCGCAATTGAGTGGAAGAACTTGGCATCTCTTTGCCGCGCTATCTCAGACTCGAAAATTTCCGAGCTCATCTATGGTATcttgatgaagaagaacaaaGCACGCTCACTCTATCAATGAATAGAATGCTTCGTTTGATCGCAGCCACAGAGGCCGCCGCTAAACTCCCAGCCCAATGCGCGTGCAGTCGGTGAGATCGAGTCGCCAACCAATGCCGAAAAGAAACCCAAAGGCAGATAGATACTCACCACTGCCCCAACGCCACCATTATGCAAAGAAGACCATTTTTgtttcccccctttttcccAATCCCTCAGAGGGCCCCTCCCATTGAGCCCCCTTACTTCCGTGCAGCGGGTTGTCGCTTTAGCTGGATTCGCCTCAGGTTCAGAATTGTCGAGCCGGGATGGAACGACTTCGTCCTGGGGTCCCAGAAACCCCAGACGTC from Colletotrichum higginsianum IMI 349063 chromosome 4, whole genome shotgun sequence includes:
- a CDS encoding C2H2 finger domain-containing protein, producing MGKKKRGHPDVEDVLSRPWCYYCERDFEDLKLLISHQKAKHFKCDRCGRRLNTAGGLSVHLNQVHKETLTQVENALPNRQGLDVEIFGMEGIPQDILDQHRNRIIQNFYQAQEDRRIATGNPLPGQSKQPRKKLKIETPEELKARLAEHRARIAAGHTPGTTGSPANGAPASASPGAFNNSPYPPPQAPYGATPDQSFPAGGTPVVPGVPGVPGVPGAPAYPQQGYPQGNYAGFSPSSLPARPTSGLQAMPGLPQRPPQFGGQFWNGTGAPPPGYPGASTVDELVSGAAHHGDEIDELIRRAESGIKAPKKPEDEAAEEAAGEKKSKKDKNGRMFYADTEVSPEERMAQLPRYAYVPPAS
- a CDS encoding Ubiquitin-conjugating enzyme family protein — translated: MADHLQRRLLQDIAEFQQQPYPRLTLHTRDDDLRHVCLVLQPEGWIPMHTTVKFNDRYPLFAPQIKMDSSVDHPNVFGDYICASILNTDEGYTPAYTLKGIAIQMLSFFNSESIEQAHSDFNENLDVYRQRSLRCRQLFSCPHCGFDGTKTKADSRRARRHALKAASPSAQAAPVDQKKEQAFAFARLPDEVLLETLESLDFVDLITFSQAWPRIAELIRRYDVIRLRELQCFVTKTNFRSTKLVVGVLVDSVRRSIESEFDLVSLAAYNDLGVRLSVHNIRFEHWLPLPLSRRHWRSVEGHVAPVLRRLAGEIRLPSISAVGVLAAFMNDIVVRLNRVEARKPPCRTLWHVVSDRDNAAYKSTLRHASEKAIESYFHLFHLLLCLATANAQLVADANNKIRKFMSGKTSKVSCPNLGHLLVYLLISDVEMTEAMRKAIITEAITRNVVWMLDRRGANMPELSYLEPDKVSGYRLKKTFEANRTSYRLLMFSELFRRIARPSADTSLGQLRDELFDRHGAPPPGAALRLSSEVRRLHDVDNFPHFFREMGIANVPTAERFTSILRDCVRESMQRGYSVWGLSATTTLALRREVEPNVGLYGDFKERDPPGPRYLAGVTFFPGKKQQPRGTGR